CACGTCTCCGTGGCCGCTCCCACAGCCGTCGCTCCGGCTCACGAGTCGTCGAGCGCATCATCGAGCGGCCGTCCGCGAACGTCGCGTGGCCGATGCTGACCCGGACTAATTATCCGGAATGGGCCCTGGTCATGGAGGTGAATTTCCAGACCCTCCGTGTCTGGGACGCCGTCCACGACGGCATCTCCGACGACCCCGACGAAGATGAGTACCACGACGATCGCCAGGCGATGGCAGGGCTCCTGCGCTCGGTTCCATCTGAGCTGTGGAGTACTCTCGCCAGGAAGCGGACCGTGAAGGAAGCGTGGGAAGCGGTCAAGGTCTTGCGGATCGGCGACGAACGCGCACGTGACGCCAGTGCACAGCAGCTTCGTCGCGAATTCGGCACTCTCACCTTCAAGGAGGGGGAGACCGTCACCGAGTTCGGGCTCCGCATCACGACTCTCGCCACCAACCTCCGCTCTCTCGGTGACAACATCACCGACGCCGAGGTAGTGAAGAAGTTGTTGCAGGTCGTCCCGGACAAGCTCTCGCAGGCTGCCGTCTCCCTCGAGATGTTCCTCGACCTCAACAACGTCTCG
The nucleotide sequence above comes from Miscanthus floridulus cultivar M001 chromosome 18, ASM1932011v1, whole genome shotgun sequence. Encoded proteins:
- the LOC136523929 gene encoding uncharacterized protein, whose protein sequence is MSSKSPTKKETGDSSGEKKVQPSRSPPRLRGRSHSRRSGSRVVERIIERPSANVAWPMLTRTNYPEWALVMEVNFQTLRVWDAVHDGISDDPDEDEYHDDRQAMAGLLRSVPSELWSTLARKRTVKEAWEAVKVLRIGDERARDASAQQLRREFGTLTFKEGETVTEFGLRITTLATNLRSLGDNITDAEVVKKLLQVVPDKLSQAAVSLEMFLDLNNVSLEEVIGRLRVFEERAKPKEVTDAMGHLMHCEEDWEARRKARREQDSSGGSTGSGSRGKRRGRGRGRGGEQSSSRDGRNGQNAGTGNAGGGRPPRGNRCDNCGKIGHWAKDCRGKKKGAAHVA